From a region of the Thermus caldilimi genome:
- the ruvC gene encoding crossover junction endodeoxyribonuclease RuvC — protein MVVLGIDPGITHLGLGVVEVEPKGTLKARLLHGEVVRTSHKEPAQERVGRIHARVKGTLARFCPEALAVEEQYFYRQNELAYKVGWALGAVLVAAFEAGVPVFAYGPMQVKQALAGHGHAGKEEVALMVRGILGLKEAPKPSHLADALAIALTHAFYARLGAGKPL, from the coding sequence ATGGTGGTTTTGGGCATAGACCCTGGCATCACCCATCTGGGCCTGGGGGTGGTGGAGGTGGAGCCCAAGGGCACCCTAAAAGCCCGCCTCCTCCACGGAGAGGTGGTGAGGACCTCCCACAAGGAACCCGCCCAGGAACGGGTGGGGCGTATCCACGCCCGGGTAAAGGGAACCCTTGCCCGCTTCTGCCCCGAGGCCCTGGCGGTGGAGGAGCAGTACTTCTACCGGCAGAACGAGCTGGCCTACAAGGTGGGCTGGGCCCTGGGAGCGGTGCTGGTGGCGGCCTTTGAAGCCGGGGTTCCCGTCTTTGCCTACGGCCCCATGCAGGTGAAGCAGGCCCTGGCCGGGCACGGGCACGCCGGTAAGGAAGAGGTGGCCTTGATGGTCCGGGGCATCCTGGGCCTGAAGGAGGCTCCCAAGCCCAGCCACTTGGCTGATGCCCTGGCCATCGCCTTGACCCACGCCTTCTACGCCCGCTTAGGAGCGGGGAAGCCCTTGTAG
- a CDS encoding YeeE/YedE family protein, with amino-acid sequence MNRPQPIQPLYLGLFLLATLGLSYAVWLASGVRLVLAFWVAILLGLALFHAKFGFASGFRRFLLSGESRLLRAHFLLFALASLLFFPFLVQGEAFGQAVQGFVVPVGIALAVGAFLFGIGMQLGDGCASGTLYHTGSGDSRGILVLLGFMVGSLLGVYHLPYWQALPAWSPGSALTWFPSPYMGLLLWIGLLAFLYLLVSRVEKRRTGQVVPLWQREATHPLFGPWSLVGGAAVLALGSLLILLLLGRPWGVTAAFALWGGKLAQLLGIPVMDWALFNNPAFAEKLEQSILKDSTSVTNFGVFLGAFLGATLGGAFRLQDLRRIPWTTHLGVFLGGVLMGYGARLAAGCNIGAYLGGTASFSLHGPIWGVFALLGTAVGVRLRPACRLENESRTGRSLPST; translated from the coding sequence ATGAATCGACCGCAGCCCATCCAGCCCCTTTATCTCGGTCTTTTTCTCCTGGCAACCCTGGGTCTTTCCTACGCCGTTTGGCTGGCTTCCGGTGTCAGGCTGGTCCTGGCCTTCTGGGTAGCCATCCTCCTAGGACTAGCCCTTTTCCACGCCAAGTTTGGCTTCGCCTCGGGGTTCCGGCGTTTCCTCCTCTCGGGGGAAAGCCGCTTGTTGAGGGCCCACTTTCTCCTCTTTGCCCTCGCCAGCCTGCTTTTCTTCCCCTTCCTGGTCCAAGGGGAGGCTTTTGGCCAGGCGGTGCAGGGGTTTGTGGTACCCGTCGGGATCGCCCTCGCCGTGGGGGCTTTCCTTTTCGGTATCGGTATGCAGCTGGGGGACGGGTGCGCCTCCGGTACCCTCTACCACACGGGAAGCGGGGACAGCCGGGGGATTTTGGTCCTCCTGGGCTTCATGGTGGGCTCTTTGCTGGGGGTCTACCACCTTCCTTACTGGCAAGCCCTTCCCGCCTGGAGCCCAGGTAGTGCCCTCACCTGGTTTCCCTCCCCCTACATGGGCCTGCTCCTCTGGATAGGCCTTTTGGCCTTCCTCTACCTTCTGGTTTCCCGGGTGGAAAAAAGGCGCACGGGCCAGGTGGTACCCCTCTGGCAACGGGAAGCCACCCACCCCCTCTTTGGCCCTTGGAGCCTGGTGGGAGGTGCCGCAGTCCTAGCCTTAGGAAGCCTCCTTATCCTCCTGCTATTGGGCCGCCCCTGGGGGGTAACGGCGGCCTTCGCCCTTTGGGGAGGCAAGCTGGCCCAACTTTTGGGGATCCCGGTGATGGATTGGGCCCTTTTCAACAACCCGGCCTTTGCCGAAAAACTAGAGCAGAGCATCCTTAAAGACTCCACCAGTGTGACCAACTTCGGGGTCTTCCTGGGAGCTTTCCTGGGAGCCACCCTGGGTGGGGCCTTTAGGCTTCAGGACCTGCGCCGCATCCCCTGGACCACCCACCTAGGGGTCTTTCTGGGCGGGGTGCTCATGGGCTACGGAGCCCGCCTGGCGGCAGGTTGCAACATCGGGGCCTACCTGGGAGGCACGGCCTCCTTCAGCCTGCACGGACCCATCTGGGGGGTTTTCGCCCTCTTGGGCACAGCCGTGGGGGTGCGGCTTAGGCCGGCCTGCCGCCTGGAAAACGAAAGCAGGACGGGGAGGAGCCTGCCTAGCACTTGA
- a CDS encoding phytoene/squalene synthase family protein, with the protein MEPDWKALVGLLRRYSTTFYVGSLLFPPEARKGAWAVYAACRLGDEAVDGPEGGAAGLEAWWRGVERAYGGRPKEEWEKGLAWALERWPIPFAAFQDMREGFLTDLGPVRLNTEDDLMGYCYQVAGTVGRMIAPIAGGGPEVEAKAVRLGQAMQLTNILRDVGEDLERGRVYLPAELLERFGVALSDLPEGRITPQYRALMAHLEAKARALYREGLSGLSGLRLGRAAIAMAALQYQGILDKLRLFGYDNLHRRAHLGTWERLRLLPKALLLSRNGVPATEA; encoded by the coding sequence ATGGAGCCAGACTGGAAAGCCCTGGTGGGCCTCCTCCGCCGGTATTCCACCACCTTCTACGTGGGAAGCCTCCTCTTTCCCCCTGAGGCCCGCAAGGGGGCATGGGCAGTGTACGCCGCCTGCCGCCTGGGGGACGAGGCGGTGGACGGCCCGGAGGGCGGGGCGGCGGGGCTGGAGGCGTGGTGGCGGGGGGTGGAAAGGGCCTATGGGGGAAGGCCCAAGGAGGAGTGGGAGAAGGGCCTAGCCTGGGCCCTGGAGCGCTGGCCCATCCCCTTTGCAGCCTTCCAGGACATGCGGGAAGGCTTCCTCACCGACCTAGGTCCCGTGCGCCTCAACACGGAAGACGACCTCATGGGCTATTGCTACCAGGTGGCGGGGACCGTGGGCCGGATGATCGCCCCCATCGCGGGCGGCGGCCCCGAGGTGGAGGCCAAGGCCGTGCGCTTGGGGCAGGCCATGCAGCTCACCAACATCCTGCGGGACGTGGGGGAGGACCTGGAGCGGGGCCGGGTCTACCTGCCCGCGGAACTCCTGGAGCGCTTTGGCGTGGCCCTTTCCGACCTGCCCGAGGGGCGCATTACCCCCCAGTACCGGGCCCTCATGGCCCACCTGGAGGCCAAGGCCCGAGCCCTCTACCGCGAGGGGCTTTCCGGCCTCTCTGGGCTCAGGCTGGGCCGCGCGGCCATCGCCATGGCCGCCCTCCAGTACCAGGGCATCCTGGACAAGCTCCGCCTCTTTGGCTACGATAACCTGCACCGCCGGGCCCATCTGGGAACCTGGGAACGGCTCCGGCTTCTCCCCAAAGCCCTCCTCCTCTCCCGAAACGGGGTTCCGGCTACGGAAGCCTAA
- a CDS encoding complex I NDUFA9 subunit family protein produces MRVLVVGGTGFVGRHLVSRLLEGDHTPLVLSRTPRDLPQGAVHIPGDITREVPALEGVEAAIYLAGIIRERGQTFRQVHVEGVRNLLEGMRRAGVGRLLHMSALGARRGTGSRYYETKAEAEELVRDSGLSYAIFRPSLIFGPGDEFFGRVLRGLICGPLPFVPLIGDGHFPFRPVYVGDVAEAFVRALEGGLEGTYDLVGPKEYTFRELLELTMGALGRRKPFLPIPLPLMDLLVPWVSRLPFAPITQDQYLMLKEGNTAPLPETLKDLLPAPRALEEVLPTYLKC; encoded by the coding sequence ATGCGGGTTCTGGTGGTGGGAGGAACAGGGTTTGTGGGTCGGCATCTGGTCTCCCGCCTTTTGGAGGGGGATCACACCCCCTTGGTTCTTTCCCGCACCCCTAGGGACCTTCCCCAGGGAGCGGTCCATATCCCTGGGGACATTACTCGGGAGGTGCCGGCCCTGGAGGGGGTGGAGGCTGCCATCTACCTGGCGGGGATCATCCGGGAAAGGGGCCAGACCTTCCGGCAGGTTCATGTGGAGGGGGTGAGGAACCTCCTGGAGGGCATGCGGCGGGCCGGGGTGGGAAGGCTCCTGCACATGTCGGCCCTGGGGGCGCGCCGGGGAACGGGAAGCCGCTACTACGAAACCAAGGCGGAAGCGGAGGAGCTGGTGCGGGATAGTGGCTTGAGCTACGCCATCTTCCGCCCCAGTCTGATCTTCGGTCCCGGGGACGAGTTCTTCGGCCGGGTGCTCAGGGGTCTCATCTGCGGACCCTTACCCTTTGTGCCCCTGATTGGGGATGGCCATTTTCCCTTCCGCCCCGTGTATGTGGGGGATGTAGCGGAGGCCTTTGTCCGGGCGTTGGAGGGGGGCCTCGAGGGTACCTACGATCTGGTGGGCCCCAAGGAGTACACCTTCCGGGAGCTCTTGGAGCTCACCATGGGGGCCCTGGGCCGCCGCAAGCCCTTTTTGCCCATCCCCCTCCCCCTCATGGACCTCCTGGTTCCCTGGGTGTCCCGCCTTCCCTTCGCCCCCATCACCCAGGACCAGTACCTCATGCTGAAGGAGGGGAACACCGCTCCCCTTCCCGAAACCCTAAAGGACCTCCTCCCGGCCCCCAGGGCCTTGGAGGAGGTCCTTCCCACCTACCTCAAGTGCTAG
- a CDS encoding UDP-N-acetylmuramate dehydrogenase: protein MRVERVLLKDYTTLGVGGPAELWTVETQEELLKATEAPYRVLGNGSNLLVMDEGVPERVIRLAGEFTTYDLRGWVGAGVLLPLLAQEAARQGLSGLEGLLGIPAQVGGAVKMNAGTRFGEMADALEAVEIFHEGRFHIYLPQELGFGYRQSHLPPGGIVTRVRLRLKERPLEEIRRRMAEVDAARKGQPKRKSAGCAFKNPPGHSAGKLIDERGLKGLRVGDAMVSLEHGNFIVNLGQATAKDVLELLKRIQEELPLELEWEVWP from the coding sequence ATGAGGGTTGAGCGGGTGCTTCTCAAGGACTACACCACCTTAGGGGTGGGAGGCCCGGCGGAGCTTTGGACCGTGGAAACCCAGGAGGAACTCCTAAAGGCCACGGAGGCCCCATACCGGGTCCTGGGGAACGGCTCCAACCTTCTGGTAATGGACGAGGGGGTGCCCGAAAGGGTGATCCGCCTTGCAGGAGAGTTCACCACCTATGACCTAAGGGGCTGGGTGGGAGCAGGGGTCCTTCTTCCCCTTTTGGCCCAGGAAGCCGCCCGCCAAGGGCTTTCCGGCCTCGAGGGCCTCCTCGGCATCCCCGCTCAGGTGGGGGGGGCGGTCAAGATGAATGCGGGCACCCGGTTTGGGGAGATGGCGGATGCCCTCGAGGCGGTGGAGATCTTCCACGAGGGCCGTTTTCACATCTATCTCCCCCAGGAACTGGGCTTCGGCTATCGCCAAAGCCACCTTCCCCCCGGGGGCATCGTGACCCGGGTCCGCCTGAGGCTGAAAGAACGCCCCCTGGAGGAGATAAGGCGGCGCATGGCCGAGGTGGATGCCGCCAGGAAGGGCCAGCCCAAGCGGAAAAGCGCCGGCTGCGCCTTTAAAAATCCCCCAGGCCACTCCGCGGGAAAACTTATAGACGAACGGGGCCTCAAGGGCCTTAGGGTGGGCGACGCCATGGTATCCCTAGAACATGGCAACTTCATCGTTAATCTGGGGCAGGCCACAGCCAAGGACGTGCTGGAACTCCTAAAGCGGATCCAGGAAGAACTGCCCCTGGAGCTGGAGTGGGAGGTGTGGCCTTGA
- the ftsA gene encoding cell division protein FtsA produces MIIAGLDVGTSKVTTVIGELAPDGVLDIIGEGSVPSQGLKRGVVVNLERTTEAIRQSVHQAERVAGVKVERVILGVGGPHLKSVTSHGLAAIRRGQSISAADVERAIEQAKAYPFDADLELLHALPLEFKVDGQEGIRDPVGMAGVRLEVDVHLVAAGRGPLANLRRAVGEAGLEIEALVAQPLASGLGVLSPEEEHMTVLLLDVGGGTTEVAVFREGRLAHSSVLPLGGDHVTQDIAQLLKIPFEEAERVKRKYGAALPELADPELVLEINQEGGSLGEVPAPELARIIRPRLREILHLARQSVDEALGPLEIKVNRVILTGGSALLKGFDLLARQQYGLPVRVGKPHGVSGLTDVVATPAHATAVGLVRYATTLPLTAPEPRRARERRERREEKTKGEGLWARIKEILNNLF; encoded by the coding sequence ATGATTATCGCTGGATTGGACGTCGGCACCAGCAAGGTCACCACCGTGATCGGGGAACTGGCCCCCGATGGCGTGCTGGATATCATCGGCGAGGGCAGCGTGCCCTCCCAGGGCTTGAAGCGGGGCGTAGTGGTCAACCTGGAGCGCACCACGGAGGCCATCCGCCAAAGCGTCCACCAGGCGGAGAGGGTGGCCGGGGTGAAGGTGGAGCGGGTCATCCTGGGGGTGGGAGGACCCCATCTCAAAAGCGTGACCAGCCATGGCCTGGCCGCCATCCGCCGGGGCCAAAGCATCAGCGCCGCCGACGTGGAGCGGGCCATAGAGCAGGCCAAGGCCTACCCCTTTGATGCCGATCTGGAGCTCCTGCACGCCCTACCCCTGGAGTTCAAGGTGGACGGCCAGGAGGGCATCCGCGATCCTGTGGGCATGGCGGGAGTGCGCCTCGAGGTGGATGTGCACTTGGTGGCCGCCGGCCGGGGACCCTTGGCCAACCTGCGCCGGGCGGTGGGGGAAGCGGGCCTAGAGATCGAGGCCCTGGTGGCCCAACCCCTGGCCAGCGGTCTCGGTGTGCTGTCCCCCGAGGAGGAACATATGACCGTGCTCCTCCTGGACGTGGGTGGAGGCACCACCGAGGTGGCGGTCTTCCGGGAAGGCCGTCTGGCCCACTCCTCCGTTCTCCCCTTGGGTGGGGATCACGTGACCCAGGACATCGCCCAGCTCCTCAAAATCCCCTTTGAGGAGGCGGAAAGGGTGAAGCGCAAGTACGGGGCAGCCTTGCCGGAGCTGGCGGATCCCGAGCTGGTTCTGGAGATCAATCAGGAAGGAGGGTCCTTGGGCGAGGTGCCTGCCCCCGAGCTCGCCCGCATCATCCGCCCCCGCTTGCGGGAGATCCTGCACCTGGCCCGCCAGTCGGTGGACGAGGCCCTGGGACCCTTGGAGATCAAGGTCAATCGGGTCATCCTCACCGGGGGAAGCGCCCTTCTTAAGGGCTTTGACCTCCTGGCAAGACAGCAGTACGGCCTTCCCGTGCGGGTGGGTAAGCCCCACGGGGTTTCCGGCCTCACCGACGTGGTGGCCACCCCCGCCCATGCCACCGCCGTGGGCTTGGTCCGGTACGCCACCACCTTGCCCCTCACCGCACCCGAGCCCCGGAGGGCCAGGGAAAGAAGGGAACGGCGTGAGGAAAAGACTAAGGGTGAGGGTCTTTGGGCGCGGATCAAGGAGATTCTGAATAACCTGTTCTAG
- a CDS encoding DOMON domain-containing protein translates to MRRTLVWLLVLVLGAALAQAPKVDGKIAGGEYAKTYKHEKSGITLYWSIVGDTLYLALEGKSKGWIGIGFLPEKTDKKKGADQYLFYMEGGKLVALDMYQVKRTGTPVADEKEGGKNSILSAAASYADETWVVEFSRKLKTGEATDVEITPGKKLIVLLAHAGKMDPKEEHKKTERWYLEDFVF, encoded by the coding sequence ATGAGAAGAACTCTGGTCTGGCTTCTGGTTCTGGTCCTAGGCGCGGCGCTAGCCCAGGCTCCCAAGGTAGACGGCAAGATCGCAGGCGGGGAGTACGCCAAAACCTACAAGCACGAAAAAAGCGGGATCACCCTGTATTGGAGCATCGTAGGGGATACGCTGTATCTGGCCCTCGAGGGCAAGAGCAAGGGCTGGATCGGCATTGGCTTCCTGCCGGAGAAGACCGACAAGAAGAAGGGGGCAGACCAGTACCTCTTCTACATGGAAGGGGGCAAGCTGGTGGCCTTGGACATGTACCAGGTGAAGCGCACGGGAACCCCTGTAGCCGACGAAAAGGAAGGGGGAAAGAACTCCATCCTTTCCGCCGCAGCCAGCTATGCGGATGAAACCTGGGTGGTGGAGTTCAGCCGCAAGCTGAAAACTGGAGAAGCCACGGACGTGGAGATCACCCCAGGTAAAAAGCTCATCGTCCTCCTGGCCCACGCGGGAAAGATGGACCCCAAGGAGGAGCATAAGAAGACCGAGCGCTGGTACCTCGAGGACTTCGTTTTCTAA
- a CDS encoding helix-turn-helix domain-containing protein: MKRIARKEVVYLAGDRADTLYRLESGLVRIVELLPDGRTLTLRHVLPGDFFGEEALEGKRYRYAAEAMTEAVVRGYDPRGMGHEELQQVARNLARQMRRMQAYEAHLQSGELRARIARYLLFLADTPASYRDERGLYVTASHEEIADATASTRESVSKILSDLRYEGLIVTAYRKVYLLNVKALEQEAQGVLEAA; this comes from the coding sequence ATGAAAAGGATTGCCCGTAAGGAAGTGGTCTATCTGGCCGGCGACCGAGCCGACACCCTGTACCGCTTGGAGTCGGGTCTGGTGCGCATCGTGGAGCTTCTGCCGGATGGCCGTACCCTCACCCTGCGCCACGTCCTCCCTGGCGATTTCTTCGGCGAGGAAGCCTTGGAGGGCAAGCGGTATCGCTATGCGGCTGAGGCCATGACGGAGGCGGTGGTGCGGGGGTACGATCCGCGGGGGATGGGGCACGAGGAGCTGCAACAGGTGGCGCGAAACCTGGCCCGGCAAATGCGGAGGATGCAGGCCTATGAGGCCCACTTGCAATCGGGTGAGCTTCGTGCCCGGATTGCCCGCTACCTCCTCTTTTTGGCCGACACCCCGGCTTCCTACCGGGACGAGCGGGGCCTGTACGTGACCGCTTCCCACGAGGAGATCGCCGACGCCACCGCCTCCACCCGGGAGTCGGTGTCCAAGATCCTTTCCGACCTGCGCTACGAGGGCCTGATCGTTACCGCTTATCGCAAGGTTTATCTCTTAAACGTGAAAGCCCTGGAGCAGGAAGCCCAAGGGGTCCTCGAGGCGGCCTAG
- the murC gene encoding UDP-N-acetylmuramate--L-alanine ligase produces the protein MTRVHIMGLEGVGMSALAHLLLGEGMEVTGCDLAPGRRAESLGVPVHRGHDPAHLQEEDTLVVPTPIPLDHPEVEEARRKGMRVLRRMELLAHLLRQRSSLGVTGTHGKTTTTGMLASILLAADLDPWVLLGGELSLLPGNARFGLGPRLAEVDESDPLFQEVEVEVAVATNLEADHIAPAGQRAPNYHASLEELEKAMRGFLSRAKTVVVPTFDPRLLRLSQGLPRKLFGEGGDLWAEEAELGPTGSRFQLVYQGRTLGEARLQVPGVHNVQNALAAALAALSFGVEPGAVLEGLARFPGVGRRFQKIGEVRGAWVVDDYAHHPTEVKATLATARLLGRRVRVLFQPHRLLRTQELWEGFAEALSSAYEVVVLPVYTAGEKASISPEALSQRIAERLLALGKSARFLDKEEALAYARATATPEDLWLTLGAGDVTELAWRLVHEG, from the coding sequence ATGACACGGGTACACATCATGGGCCTCGAGGGAGTGGGCATGAGCGCCTTGGCCCACCTCTTGCTGGGGGAAGGAATGGAGGTGACCGGGTGCGACCTAGCCCCTGGCCGGCGGGCGGAAAGCCTAGGGGTCCCGGTCCATAGGGGTCACGATCCTGCCCATCTCCAGGAGGAGGACACCCTGGTGGTTCCCACCCCCATTCCCTTGGACCACCCCGAGGTGGAAGAAGCCAGGCGCAAGGGGATGCGGGTGCTGAGGAGGATGGAGCTTCTTGCCCATCTGCTAAGGCAACGATCCTCCTTGGGGGTTACCGGTACCCACGGCAAGACCACCACCACGGGGATGCTGGCCAGCATCCTTCTGGCCGCGGACCTGGACCCCTGGGTGCTGCTCGGGGGCGAGCTTTCCCTCCTACCTGGAAACGCCCGCTTTGGCCTCGGCCCCCGCCTGGCGGAGGTGGACGAGTCCGATCCCCTCTTCCAGGAGGTGGAGGTGGAGGTGGCGGTGGCCACCAACCTCGAGGCGGACCACATCGCCCCCGCCGGGCAAAGGGCCCCCAACTACCACGCGAGTCTGGAGGAATTGGAAAAAGCCATGCGGGGCTTTTTGAGCAGGGCCAAGACGGTGGTGGTGCCCACCTTCGACCCCAGGCTTCTAAGGCTTTCCCAAGGACTCCCCAGGAAGCTTTTCGGGGAGGGAGGGGACCTTTGGGCCGAGGAAGCTGAGCTTGGCCCCACGGGAAGCCGTTTCCAACTGGTGTACCAAGGCCGGACCCTGGGGGAGGCTAGGCTCCAAGTCCCGGGCGTTCACAACGTGCAAAACGCCCTGGCTGCCGCCTTAGCTGCCCTAAGCTTCGGGGTGGAACCCGGGGCGGTCCTCGAGGGCCTGGCCCGTTTCCCGGGGGTAGGGCGCCGGTTCCAGAAAATCGGGGAGGTGCGGGGCGCATGGGTGGTGGACGATTACGCCCACCACCCCACGGAGGTGAAGGCCACCCTGGCCACCGCCAGGCTCCTGGGCCGCCGGGTTCGGGTGCTCTTCCAGCCCCACCGCCTCCTCCGCACCCAGGAACTTTGGGAAGGCTTTGCCGAGGCGCTATCCTCCGCATACGAGGTGGTGGTTCTCCCCGTGTACACCGCGGGGGAGAAGGCAAGTATCTCCCCCGAAGCCCTTTCCCAAAGGATCGCCGAACGGCTTCTGGCCCTGGGGAAATCCGCCCGTTTTCTGGACAAGGAGGAGGCCCTGGCGTACGCCAGGGCCACCGCTACCCCGGAGGACCTCTGGCTCACCCTGGGGGCCGGGGACGTGACGGAACTCGCCTGGAGGCTCGTCCATGAGGGTTGA
- a CDS encoding FtsQ-type POTRA domain-containing protein, translating to MWGMRLLLALLLAATLYVASLVLFPVEHIVVMGNKYLKTEDILARTQLHVGEPWLWIRSDRLQSLRRDPWVAEVRLEKPRIGEVHLILREREPLLPLADDNALATDGTVLPGGARMAKGPQVEGQGPLPVQDLLAVARAYPEATRLRYTPAGFWVETPQGVVFAPEAQLLVKYAQAGVPKGRVYLYSWGVSVSP from the coding sequence ATGTGGGGGATGAGGCTTCTGCTGGCCTTGCTTCTCGCCGCCACCTTATATGTGGCCAGCCTGGTGCTCTTCCCCGTGGAACACATCGTGGTGATGGGCAACAAGTATTTAAAAACGGAGGACATCCTCGCCCGCACGCAGCTCCATGTTGGCGAGCCCTGGCTTTGGATTCGCTCGGACCGCCTCCAAAGCCTTCGGCGGGATCCCTGGGTGGCAGAAGTCCGGCTGGAGAAGCCTCGGATAGGAGAGGTTCACCTGATCCTGAGGGAACGGGAACCCCTCCTTCCCCTGGCGGACGACAACGCCTTGGCCACCGACGGGACCGTGCTTCCTGGAGGGGCCCGCATGGCCAAGGGCCCCCAGGTGGAGGGCCAAGGTCCCCTGCCGGTCCAAGACCTCCTGGCCGTGGCCCGCGCCTACCCCGAGGCCACCCGGCTTCGCTACACGCCCGCCGGGTTCTGGGTGGAAACACCCCAGGGCGTGGTCTTTGCCCCGGAAGCCCAGCTTTTAGTAAAGTATGCCCAGGCGGGCGTACCAAAGGGCAGGGTTTACCTGTATTCTTGGGGGGTGAGTGTAAGCCCATGA
- the ftsZ gene encoding cell division protein FtsZ, giving the protein MEGAVIKVIGLGGAGNNAVNRMIEAGLVGVEFIAANTDAQVLAKSLADQRIQLGEKLTRGLGAGANPEIGEKAALEAEDLIAETLDGADLVFITAGMGGGTGTGSAPVVADIAKRLGALTVAVVTRPFGFEGPKRLKAAEEGIKRLKERVDAMVVVQNDRLLSAVDKKVSLKDAFLIADRVLYHGVKGITDVINLPGLINVDFADVKTLLEGAGQVLMGIGAGRGENRVEEAAKTATHSPLLERSIEGAKRLLLNVVGSEDLSLMEAADVVERVREATGNEDVDILYGVTYDDRAQDELRVILIAAGFGESTVVPKPLRPVDFPTHADPYNFDIPAFIRYGDADYPLERATKNLEAWWFWA; this is encoded by the coding sequence ATGGAGGGAGCGGTTATCAAGGTCATCGGTCTCGGGGGAGCGGGGAACAACGCGGTGAACCGCATGATTGAGGCGGGCCTCGTGGGGGTGGAGTTCATCGCCGCCAACACCGACGCCCAGGTGCTGGCCAAGAGCCTGGCCGACCAGCGCATCCAGCTTGGGGAGAAGCTCACCCGGGGCCTTGGGGCCGGGGCCAACCCCGAGATCGGGGAGAAGGCAGCCCTCGAGGCCGAAGACCTCATCGCCGAAACCTTGGACGGGGCCGACCTGGTCTTTATCACCGCCGGCATGGGGGGCGGCACCGGAACGGGAAGCGCCCCGGTGGTGGCGGATATCGCCAAGCGGCTTGGAGCCCTCACGGTGGCCGTGGTGACCCGCCCCTTCGGCTTCGAAGGCCCGAAACGCCTCAAGGCGGCGGAAGAGGGTATCAAGCGCCTAAAGGAACGGGTGGATGCCATGGTGGTGGTGCAGAACGACCGCCTCCTCTCCGCGGTGGACAAGAAGGTGAGCCTCAAGGATGCCTTCCTTATCGCCGACCGGGTCCTCTACCACGGGGTCAAGGGCATCACCGATGTCATCAATCTCCCGGGCCTCATCAACGTGGACTTCGCCGACGTGAAAACCCTTTTGGAGGGAGCAGGCCAGGTGCTCATGGGCATCGGGGCGGGACGGGGCGAAAACCGGGTGGAGGAAGCCGCCAAGACCGCCACCCACAGCCCCCTCCTGGAACGCTCCATTGAGGGAGCCAAGCGGCTTCTCCTCAACGTGGTGGGATCCGAGGACCTTTCCCTTATGGAGGCGGCGGATGTGGTGGAGCGGGTGCGGGAGGCCACGGGCAACGAGGATGTGGACATCCTCTACGGGGTCACCTATGACGACCGGGCCCAGGACGAGCTCAGGGTGATCCTCATCGCCGCAGGCTTTGGGGAAAGCACCGTGGTGCCCAAGCCGCTTAGGCCCGTGGACTTCCCGACCCACGCCGACCCCTATAACTTCGACATCCCCGCCTTTATCCGCTACGGGGATGCGGACTACCCCCTAGAAAGGGCAACTAAGAACCTCGAGGCATGGTGGTTTTGGGCATAG